A window of Anas acuta chromosome 8, bAnaAcu1.1, whole genome shotgun sequence contains these coding sequences:
- the LOC137860485 gene encoding pancreatic alpha-amylase-like — MGARGNKDSNIVIDLGGEPITGSEYFGNGRVTEFKYGAKLGTVIRKWDGEKMAYLKNWGEGWGFAPSDRALVFVDNHDNQRGHGAGGASILTFWDARLYKMAVGFMLAHPYGFTRVMSSYRWTRNFVNGKDANDWIGPPSNSDGSTKSVTINADTTCGNDWVCEHRWRQIRNMVIFRNVADGQPFSNWWDNGSNQVAFGRGNKGFIVFNNDDWYMNVNLQTGLPAGTYCDVISGQKEGNACTGKKVYVSGDGTANFQISNTDEDPFVAIHVNAKL, encoded by the exons ATGGGAGCAAGAGGGAATAAGGATTCTAACATC GTAATTGACTTGGGCGGCGAGCCAATCACAGGCAGTGAATACTTTGGAAATGGCCGAGTGACCGAATTCAAATATGGCGCAAAACTGGGGACAGTGATCCGCAAGTGGGATGGAGAAAAGATGGCCTACTTAAA GAACTGGGGAGAAGGCTGGGGCTTTGCACCTTCTGACAGAGCCCTGGTCTTTGTGGATAACCATGACAACCAgcgggggcacggggctggtggAGCTTCCATTCTCACCTTCTGGGACGCCAG GCTTTATAAAATGGCTGTTGGTTTCATGTTGGCTCATCCGTATGGATTCACACGTGTGATGTCAAGTTATCGTTGGACAAGAAATTTTGTAAATGGGAAG GACGCCAATGACTGGATTGGACCACCTAGCAACTCGGATGGATCAACAAAGTCTGTTACAATCAATGCGGACACCACCTGTGGCAACGACTGGGTTTGTGAGCATCGCTGGCGCCAAATAAG GAACATGGTTATCTTCCGTAACGTGGCAGACGGCCAGCCTTTCTCAAACTGGTGGGACAATGGCAGCAATCAAGTAGCTTTTGGCCGTGGCAATAAAGGCTTCATCGTCTTTAATAATGACGACTG GTACATGAATGTCAATTTGCAAACTGGTCTGCCTGCTGGTACCTACTGTGATGTTATTTCTGGACAAAAGGAGGGCAACGCGTGTACTGGAAAGAAGGTGTATGTTTCTGGGGATGGAACAGCTAACTTCCAGATCAGTAACACTGATGAAGATCCATTTGTTGCAATTCATGTTAATGCCAAGTTATAA
- the LOC137860061 gene encoding pancreatic alpha-amylase-like: MGICFLLLIVGVCWAQYNPNTQAGRTSIVHLFEWRWANIALECERYLAPNGFGGVQISPPNENVIVADPWHPWWERYQPVSYKLCTRSGNETEFRDMVTRCNSVGVHIYVDAVINHMCGGTAGAGNHSTCGSYFNAKTEDFPAVPYSAWDFNDGKCKSESGDIENYHDASQVRNCRLVNLLDLALEKDYVRSKVAEYLNYLIDIGVAGFRIDAAKHMWPEDVKAILDKLKDLNTKWFSAGAKPFIYQEVIDLGGEPITGSEYFGNGRVTEFKYGAKLGTVIRKWNGEKMAYLKNWGEGWGFAPSDRALVFVDNHDNQRGHGAGGASILTFWDARLYKMAVGFMLAHPYGFTRVMSSYRWTRNFVNGKDANDWIGPPSNSDGSTKSVTINADTTCGNDWVCEHRWRQIRNMVIFRNVADGQPFSNWWDNGSNQVAFGRGNKGFIVFNNDDWYMNVNLQTGLPAGTYCDVISGQKEGNACTGKQVYVSGDGTANFQISNTDEDPFVAIHVNAKL, translated from the exons ATGGgtatctgttttcttctgttaattGTAGGGGTTTGCTGGGCACAGTACAACCCCAACACTCAGGCTGGGAGGACTTCTATTGTTCATCTCTTTGAATGGCGCTGGGCCAATATTGCTCTTGAGTGTGAACGCTACTTAGCTCCTAATGGATTTGGAGGAGTTCAG ATCTCACCTCCAAATGAAAACGTTATTGTTGCTGACCCCTGGCATCCATGGTGGGAAAGATACCAGCCAGTCAGCTACAAGCTCTGCACACGATCTGGAAATGAAACTGAATTTAGAGACATGGTGACCAGGTGCAACAGTGTTGGA GTGCATATTTATGTGGATGCGGTAATCAACCATATGTGCGGAGGTACTGCTGGTGCTGGCAACCATTCTACTTGTGGAAGCTATTTCAATGCAAAGACTGAAGACTTTCCAGCTGTGCCATATTCTGCTTGGGACTTTAATGATGGTAAATGTAAATCTGAAAGTGGAGACATTGAGAACTATCATGATGCATCTCAG GTCCGAAACTGCCGCTTGGTTAATCTTCTTGATCTGGCCCTGGAGAAGGACTATGTGCGCTCCAAAGTTGCAGAGTATCTGAACTACCTCATTGATATTGGTGTAGCAGGGTTCCGGATTGATGCTGCCAAGCATATGTGGCCAGAGGATGTGAAGGCAATTTTAGACAAGCTGAAAGACCTAAATACTAAGTGGTTTTCTGCAGGAGCCAAACCTTTCATTTATCAGGAG GTAATTGACTTGGGTGGCGAGCCAATCACAGGCAGTGAGTACTTTGGAAATGGCCGAGTGACCGAATTCAAATATGGCGCAAAACTGGGGACAGTGATCCGCAAGTGGAATGGAGAAAAGATGGCCTACTTAAA GAACTGGGGAGAAGGCTGGGGCTTTGCGCCTTCTGACAGAGCCCTGGTCTTTGTGGATAACCATGACAACCAgcgggggcacggggctggtggAGCTTCCATTCTCACCTTCTGGGACGCCAG GCTTTATAAAATGGCTGTTGGTTTCATGTTGGCTCATCCGTATGGATTCACACGTGTGATGTCAAGTTATCGTTGGACAAGAAATTTTGTAAATGGGAAG GACGCCAATGACTGGATTGGACCACCTAGCAACTCGGATGGATCAACAAAGTCTGTTACAATCAATGCAGACACGACCTGTGGCAACGACTGGGTTTGTGAGCATCGCTGGCGCCAAATAAG GAACATGGTTATCTTCCGTAACGTGGCAGACGGCCAGCCTTTCTCAAACTGGTGGGACAATGGCAGCAATCAAGTAGCTTTTGGCCGTGGCAATAAAGGCTTCATCGTCTTTAATAATGACGACTG GTACATGAACGTCAATTTGCAAACTGGTCTGCCTGCTGGTACCTACTGTGATGTTATTTCTGGACAAAAGGAGGGCAACGCGTGTACTGGAAAGCAGGTGTATGTTTCTGGGGATGGAACGGCTAACTTCCAGATCAGTAACACTGACGAAGATCCATTTGTTGCAATTCACGTTAATGCCAAGTTATAA